One Acinetobacter pullicarnis genomic region harbors:
- the rlmD gene encoding 23S rRNA (uracil(1939)-C(5))-methyltransferase RlmD has product MKRRFKAPTSALPHYVFQVERLSHEGRGIAHYGTDPSHPTEKHGKKVFISNALPGEIVRAQLTHQSAKFEQAQQIELMSAPSPQRTEPMCPHFAECGGCSLQHIHPDQQIQLKQEMLQSHLQHFAGIMPTSWLPALRTTRSDYRHKARIGVRYLPKKQKLVMGFREAQSNQLIAIQTCKVLDIALDQHLPALHALLQGLDGRADIGHIELVKGHSEIALLVRHTAALSQSDLLKLREFALERQWQLYLQPAASDSVHRVDQPEAASRLHYRFDSEDLVFGFHPTDFIQVNAEINVKMVNLACELLALEQGQSVLDLFCGLGNFSLALARRVGPQGRVVAVEGSDAMVQRGTENAQKNNITNVTFHAQDLTKDFSQKPWANQGFDALLIDPPRAGAEQVMQYLPRFGARKIVYVSCNPATLARDAGILAKYGYVLKQAGVMDMFTHTEHVESIALFEKN; this is encoded by the coding sequence CGAAGGTCGCGGTATCGCACACTATGGGACAGACCCGTCACACCCCACTGAAAAGCATGGGAAAAAAGTTTTCATTAGCAATGCCTTACCTGGTGAGATTGTGCGTGCTCAGCTAACCCATCAAAGTGCTAAGTTTGAACAAGCACAACAAATTGAATTGATGAGTGCACCAAGTCCACAGCGTACAGAACCGATGTGTCCGCATTTCGCTGAATGTGGTGGCTGTAGTCTGCAACATATTCATCCAGATCAGCAAATTCAGCTTAAGCAAGAAATGCTGCAATCTCATTTACAACATTTTGCTGGCATTATGCCAACAAGCTGGCTGCCAGCTTTGCGTACTACACGTTCTGATTACCGGCATAAGGCGCGTATTGGTGTGCGCTATTTACCGAAGAAACAGAAACTTGTTATGGGTTTTCGAGAAGCACAAAGCAATCAATTGATAGCGATTCAAACTTGTAAAGTGTTGGATATTGCACTGGATCAGCATTTGCCAGCTTTACATGCATTGTTGCAGGGTTTAGATGGAAGGGCAGATATTGGTCATATTGAGCTGGTGAAAGGCCACTCAGAGATTGCATTATTGGTACGCCATACCGCAGCGCTTTCTCAATCAGATCTTTTAAAGTTGCGTGAGTTTGCGCTTGAACGGCAATGGCAGCTGTATTTGCAACCAGCCGCAAGTGATTCAGTGCATCGCGTTGATCAGCCTGAAGCGGCCAGTCGTTTGCATTATCGTTTTGACAGTGAAGATTTAGTATTTGGTTTTCACCCAACTGACTTTATTCAAGTAAACGCAGAGATAAATGTCAAAATGGTCAATCTGGCATGTGAGTTGCTTGCGCTAGAACAAGGTCAATCCGTTTTAGACTTATTTTGTGGTTTGGGTAACTTTTCACTGGCTTTAGCACGACGGGTTGGGCCACAGGGCCGAGTGGTGGCGGTTGAAGGAAGTGATGCGATGGTGCAGCGAGGTACAGAAAATGCACAGAAAAATAATATCACTAATGTTACATTTCACGCACAAGATTTAACAAAAGATTTTTCACAGAAACCTTGGGCAAATCAAGGGTTTGATGCATTATTAATAGATCCGCCTCGCGCGGGTGCAGAACAGGTCATGCAGTATCTACCTCGTTTTGGTGCACGGAAAATAGTTTACGTTTCATGTAATCCTGCAACCTTGGCGCGTGATGCTGGTATTTTAGCCAAGTATGGGTATGTGTTAAAACAGGCAGGCGTAATGGATATGTTTACACATACTGAACATGTCGAATCCATTGCTTTATTTGAAAAAAATTAG